One stretch of Rhodoferax lithotrophicus DNA includes these proteins:
- a CDS encoding MarR family winged helix-turn-helix transcriptional regulator, which yields MTQATPQAPAFQLHDEPGHLIRRAQQIAVSKFHEVHGRHVTPIQYAILRTLYESPGVDQVTLAQLIALDTSSTADIATRLEAKGWILREVLPRRQRRLSLTPAGEAILQGMRSGIEQMYLGMMDSLDGTEQREFMRLLRKFVHLNDQQNKPVDTPTKG from the coding sequence ATGACCCAAGCCACCCCCCAAGCGCCCGCCTTCCAGCTTCACGACGAGCCCGGCCACCTGATTCGCCGCGCCCAACAAATTGCGGTGTCCAAGTTCCATGAAGTGCATGGACGCCATGTCACACCGATCCAGTACGCCATCCTGCGCACCTTGTATGAATCGCCCGGTGTCGATCAGGTGACACTGGCCCAGCTGATTGCGCTGGACACCTCCAGCACGGCGGACATCGCCACCCGGCTTGAAGCCAAGGGCTGGATTCTGCGCGAGGTGCTGCCGCGCCGCCAGCGCCGCCTGTCACTCACCCCGGCGGGTGAGGCCATCTTGCAAGGCATGCGCTCAGGCATCGAGCAGATGTACCTGGGCATGATGGACAGCCTGGACGGCACCGAACAACGCGAGTTCATGCGGCTGCTGCGCAAGTTTGTGCATTTGAACGACCAGCAAAACAAACCGGTGGATACCCCAACCAAGGGTTAA
- a CDS encoding aromatic ring-hydroxylating dioxygenase subunit alpha codes for MFPKNTWYVAATPNEIDEKPLGRTICGERIAFYRGEGNKVAAVEDFCPHRGAPLSLGYVSEGKLVCGYHGLEMGCQGKTIAMPGQRVRGFPAIKAYPVAERYGFIWVWPGDAAQADEAKIPHMEWYDNPEWAYGGGLYHINCDYRLMIDNLMDLTHETYVHSTSIGQKEIDETPCKTTVEGDTVTTSRFMSGILPPPFWKAALRANNLADDVPVDRWQICRFTPPSHVMIEVGVAHQGHGGYDAPNDKKAYSVVVDFITPETETSIHYFWGMARKFNPTDKALTATIREGQGKIFGEDLEMLERQQQNLLAHPERALLMLNIDAGGVQSRKILERIMAQEKPAAGTTSASV; via the coding sequence ATGTTCCCCAAAAATACCTGGTACGTTGCCGCCACCCCTAACGAAATTGACGAAAAACCGCTGGGCCGCACCATCTGCGGCGAGCGGATTGCCTTCTACCGTGGCGAGGGCAACAAAGTCGCCGCCGTCGAAGACTTCTGCCCGCACCGTGGCGCACCTTTGTCGCTCGGCTATGTGTCCGAAGGCAAGCTGGTGTGCGGCTACCACGGCCTGGAAATGGGTTGCCAGGGCAAAACCATTGCCATGCCGGGCCAGCGTGTGCGCGGTTTTCCGGCCATCAAGGCCTACCCCGTGGCTGAGCGCTACGGCTTCATCTGGGTCTGGCCCGGTGATGCCGCCCAGGCCGATGAAGCCAAAATTCCCCACATGGAGTGGTATGACAACCCCGAGTGGGCTTACGGCGGTGGCCTGTACCACATCAACTGTGATTACCGCCTGATGATCGACAACCTGATGGACCTGACGCACGAAACCTATGTGCACTCCACCAGCATCGGCCAGAAAGAGATTGACGAAACCCCGTGCAAAACCACGGTCGAAGGCGATACGGTGACCACCAGCCGTTTCATGAGCGGCATCCTGCCCCCGCCGTTCTGGAAAGCCGCACTGCGGGCCAACAACCTGGCGGACGACGTGCCGGTCGATCGCTGGCAAATCTGCCGCTTCACGCCCCCCAGCCATGTGATGATCGAAGTCGGCGTGGCGCACCAAGGCCACGGTGGCTACGACGCACCCAATGACAAAAAGGCCTACAGCGTGGTGGTGGACTTCATCACCCCCGAGACCGAAACCTCGATCCACTACTTCTGGGGCATGGCACGCAAATTCAACCCGACCGACAAGGCCCTCACCGCCACCATCCGCGAAGGTCAGGGCAAGATTTTTGGGGAAGACCTGGAGATGCTGGAGCGCCAGCAGCAAAACCTGCTGGCGCACCCCGAGCGTGCTTTGCTGATGCTCAACATTGATGCGGGTGGAGTCCAGTCGCGCAAGATTCTGGAGCGCATCATGGCGCAGGAAAAACCAGCCGCTGGCACCACCAGTGCCAGCGTTTGA
- a CDS encoding AAA family ATPase — translation MLEIEIENVRNISRLKLSLPFFQGLYAVTGVNGIGKSTIFSALSKVVYRGALKNYFKNDGTAHSKISYRLNDLENIWVRQSGWQRQNPEADEIFVNGIYEGSLIYGNRFSDAHTSRMSAASHITDSNICAAEPFVLENLGKILRNDETYYADLKRVKTKVIAQKLGFSGVPYLIDRDGVRIHQFKMSSGEFVLIGLLHYIHERIIYTSKKSISKPSVILLDEIELALHPSAQDRLAIFLNKISSQYNFCIYFATHSIQILSNVRAEKIFHLDSGISGAIEVINPCYPAYATRCMYTPDGFDFILLVEDNLAKNLVEKSIRDCRLQISRLIKVLPCGGWEKTLELQNEIQNSRLAGAGCTVISILDGDIQDACNRKYPSGTPFAALKKSFLPILSLEKYLKKMLVTEPSDPFARDLGDTFYRVRSLPDIVSDYKNDPKSANDNNGKGLLMVLKACAVEQGHNEDVYLRELCTFISNFENLESLASNIQRFCS, via the coding sequence ATGCTAGAAATAGAAATTGAAAATGTCCGAAATATAAGTAGACTAAAACTGTCTCTTCCTTTTTTTCAGGGACTTTATGCAGTAACAGGTGTCAATGGAATTGGAAAAAGCACAATATTCAGCGCACTTTCCAAAGTGGTGTATAGAGGCGCTCTGAAAAATTACTTTAAGAATGATGGAACTGCACACTCAAAAATTTCATACCGCCTGAATGATTTGGAGAATATTTGGGTTCGACAGAGCGGCTGGCAAAGACAAAATCCAGAAGCTGATGAAATATTCGTAAATGGCATATATGAAGGTAGCTTAATCTATGGAAATAGATTTTCAGATGCCCATACATCAAGAATGTCGGCAGCAAGCCATATTACAGATTCAAATATTTGTGCTGCCGAACCATTTGTATTAGAAAATCTAGGAAAAATTCTACGAAATGATGAAACCTACTACGCCGATCTCAAGCGTGTCAAAACGAAAGTAATAGCACAAAAGCTTGGTTTCTCGGGGGTACCATACTTGATAGATAGGGATGGAGTTCGAATACATCAATTCAAAATGAGTTCTGGTGAGTTTGTGTTAATTGGTTTGTTGCACTATATCCATGAACGAATTATATATACCTCAAAAAAAAGTATATCTAAGCCTAGTGTAATCCTCTTGGATGAGATTGAGTTGGCGCTGCACCCTTCGGCACAAGATCGATTGGCAATTTTTTTAAACAAGATTTCATCTCAGTATAACTTTTGCATATACTTTGCCACCCACAGTATACAAATATTAAGCAATGTGCGAGCAGAAAAAATATTTCACCTTGATTCTGGAATTAGTGGCGCTATAGAAGTGATAAATCCTTGCTATCCTGCGTATGCGACACGCTGCATGTATACACCGGATGGCTTTGATTTTATATTGCTTGTAGAGGATAACCTCGCAAAAAATCTTGTAGAGAAATCAATACGAGACTGTCGGCTTCAAATCAGTAGGCTTATAAAGGTTTTGCCTTGCGGTGGATGGGAAAAGACACTTGAGCTTCAAAATGAAATTCAAAATTCAAGACTAGCTGGAGCAGGGTGCACGGTTATATCAATATTAGATGGTGATATTCAAGATGCGTGCAATAGGAAATATCCTTCAGGAACGCCATTTGCTGCACTTAAAAAAAGTTTTCTGCCGATATTGAGCCTAGAGAAATATCTAAAGAAAATGCTAGTGACTGAGCCTAGCGACCCTTTCGCCAGGGATCTCGGTGATACCTTTTATCGTGTACGTAGCTTACCTGACATAGTAAGTGACTATAAAAACGATCCTAAGTCAGCCAATGATAATAACGGGAAAGGTCTTTTAATGGTATTAAAGGCATGCGCCGTTGAGCAAGGACACAACGAGGATGTATATCTAAGAGAGCTGTGCACTTTCATTTCAAATTTTGAGAATCTGGAGTCGTTGGCAAGCAATATACAGAGATTTTGTAGTTGA
- a CDS encoding VOC family protein, protein MSSLFHLAYHVRDLEAARHFYGTVLGCREGRSTDSWVDFDFFGHQISLHLGEPFATSNTGKVGDHMVPMPHLGVILQMAEWQALADRLKALQVAFVLPPSIRFAGEPGEQATMFFLDPSGNPIEVKGFATWAGVFAT, encoded by the coding sequence ATGTCATCTTTGTTTCACCTGGCTTACCACGTGCGTGACCTGGAAGCGGCGCGCCACTTCTACGGCACGGTGCTGGGTTGCCGCGAGGGCCGCAGTACCGACAGTTGGGTTGATTTTGATTTTTTCGGTCATCAGATTTCCCTGCACCTTGGTGAACCCTTTGCCACCAGCAACACCGGTAAGGTGGGGGATCACATGGTGCCCATGCCACACCTGGGGGTTATTCTTCAAATGGCGGAATGGCAGGCGCTGGCTGATCGCCTGAAGGCGCTGCAAGTTGCCTTTGTGTTACCACCCAGCATCCGCTTTGCAGGTGAACCGGGTGAACAGGCCACCATGTTTTTTCTGGACCCATCGGGGAACCCGATTGAGGTCAAGGGTTTTGCCACCTGGGCGGGGGTGTTTGCAACCTGA
- a CDS encoding PDR/VanB family oxidoreductase has protein sequence MSSTSTLSVRVAHKTPVATDICTLELVATQDGTALPGFSAGSHVDVHLPGGLTRQYSLCNDPKETHRYLIGVLRDPASRGGSQAVHDLVQEGQVLQISTPKNHFPLAHDAKRSLLLGGGIGITPILCMAERLAVMGADFELHYCTRSPERTAFRERIAASGFADQVRFHFDDGAPEQKLNLATLLSTPQDGCHLYVCGPKGFMDAVLKTARDQGWPESQLHYEFFAAEVTKSEADAAFEIKLASSGRIIPVAKDQTVTKALSAAGVEIQTACEQGVCGTCLTRVLEGVPDHKDQYLTPEEQASNDQFLPCCSRAKTARLVLDL, from the coding sequence ATGAGCAGCACCTCCACCCTGTCGGTTCGTGTGGCGCACAAAACGCCGGTGGCCACCGACATCTGCACTCTGGAACTGGTAGCCACACAAGACGGCACGGCGCTGCCAGGCTTCTCGGCGGGTTCACATGTGGACGTGCACCTGCCCGGTGGCCTGACCCGCCAATATTCGCTGTGCAACGACCCGAAGGAAACCCACCGTTACCTGATTGGTGTGCTGCGCGACCCGGCCTCACGCGGCGGTTCACAAGCGGTGCACGACCTGGTGCAAGAGGGACAGGTGTTGCAGATCAGCACGCCCAAGAACCACTTCCCGTTGGCACACGATGCCAAACGCAGTTTGCTGCTGGGAGGGGGCATTGGCATCACGCCTATCTTGTGTATGGCCGAGCGTCTGGCCGTGATGGGCGCAGATTTTGAGCTGCATTACTGCACCCGCTCCCCTGAGCGCACGGCGTTTCGGGAGCGTATTGCAGCATCCGGCTTTGCCGACCAGGTGCGGTTCCATTTTGACGACGGTGCACCCGAGCAAAAACTCAACCTGGCCACACTGCTGAGTACGCCACAGGACGGCTGCCACCTCTATGTCTGTGGCCCCAAAGGCTTCATGGATGCGGTGCTGAAAACAGCACGCGACCAAGGCTGGCCCGAGAGCCAACTGCACTACGAATTCTTCGCCGCCGAGGTCACAAAGTCCGAGGCCGATGCCGCTTTTGAGATCAAACTGGCCAGCTCCGGGCGCATCATCCCCGTGGCCAAAGACCAGACCGTGACCAAAGCGCTGTCAGCCGCCGGGGTGGAGATTCAAACCGCCTGTGAGCAAGGCGTGTGCGGCACCTGTCTGACCCGCGTGCTCGAAGGTGTGCCGGACCACAAAGACCAGTACCTGACCCCCGAAGAGCAGGCGAGCAACGACCAATTTTTGCCCTGCTGCTCACGGGCCAAGACTGCACGACTGGTACTGGATCTTTAA
- a CDS encoding NmrA family NAD(P)-binding protein — MTSTLLVTGASGHLGQRVIHHLLETLKVAPQRIIATTRKPETLKDLAAKGITVRAADFDDATSLRSVFAGADRLLLISTDALDRPGRRLEQHQAAVAAAEQAGVGHVVYTSMPLPENSPLLIAPDHAGTEKALANSALKGWTVLRNHWYFEDLFMSLPSALAMGQWYSAAEQGKIAHIARDDLALAAATALLKDTGKNTYTLSGAEAFTTEQIAQQVSQATGKPLQVVHVPLAGLIQGMVGAGFPEPLATVFASFDTNTAAGRVAELTNDFEKLTGVSAQPFAVWLAQHADALMAK, encoded by the coding sequence ATGACTTCCACCTTGCTTGTGACCGGCGCCTCCGGCCATCTGGGTCAACGCGTGATTCACCATCTGCTGGAAACGCTGAAAGTGGCCCCACAACGCATCATTGCCACCACGCGCAAGCCTGAAACCCTCAAAGACCTGGCTGCCAAAGGCATCACCGTGCGCGCCGCCGACTTTGACGATGCCACCTCACTGCGCAGTGTGTTTGCCGGGGCAGATCGCCTGCTGCTTATCAGCACCGACGCGCTAGACCGTCCCGGTCGTCGTCTGGAACAGCACCAGGCCGCTGTAGCCGCCGCCGAGCAAGCCGGTGTGGGCCACGTGGTCTACACCTCGATGCCCTTGCCTGAGAACTCCCCCCTGCTGATTGCTCCCGACCACGCAGGCACCGAGAAGGCGCTAGCCAACAGTGCGCTCAAGGGCTGGACGGTGCTGCGCAACCACTGGTATTTTGAAGACCTGTTCATGTCGCTGCCAAGCGCCTTGGCCATGGGGCAGTGGTACTCGGCAGCAGAGCAGGGCAAGATAGCCCACATTGCCCGTGATGATCTGGCACTTGCGGCGGCTACGGCATTGCTCAAAGACACCGGCAAGAACACGTACACCCTGAGTGGTGCCGAGGCCTTCACCACCGAGCAAATTGCCCAACAGGTGTCGCAAGCCACGGGCAAGCCACTGCAAGTGGTGCATGTGCCGCTGGCGGGCCTGATTCAGGGCATGGTGGGCGCGGGTTTTCCTGAACCACTGGCTACGGTGTTTGCCTCGTTTGACACCAACACGGCCGCAGGCAGAGTGGCTGAGCTGACCAATGATTTCGAGAAACTCACGGGCGTGAGCGCCCAGCCCTTTGCAGTGTGGCTGGCCCAGCATGCAGACGCATTGATGGCGAAATAA
- the boxB gene encoding benzoyl-CoA 2,3-epoxidase subunit BoxB, translating to MSETIELVEDVAAVQSDDFVAVSYDDLIPNNVDLSSDKQLQRALEGWQPNYIDWWKDMGPEGFQNADVYLRTAVGVDPSGWAKFGHVKMPEYRWGILLAPKEEGRTIPCGRHKGEPAWQEVPGEYRSLLRRLIVVQGDTEPASVEQQRFLGATAPSLYDMRNLFQVNVEEGRHLWAMVYLLVKYFGRDGREEAQGLLERRSGQQDNPRILGAFNERTPDWLSFFMFTYFTDRDGKMQLAALAQSGFDPLSRSCRFMLTEEAHHLFVGETGVGRTIEATCLAMKAAGITDPNDKEAIRKLGVIDLPTLQKKANFHMSVTRDLFGSEISSNAASAFSTGLKGRFNETAINDDHQLENATYPVLRVIDGQFVTEDVPALRAINSRLLDDYITDCQGGIDRWNKVIEKSGIAFQFKQPHKAFNRKIGEFAEVNVSPAGELLTDEAWAASQGEWLCNDEDHAFINSLMKPCMEPGQYASWIAPPRVGINNQPKDFEYVRIEHS from the coding sequence ATGAGCGAAACCATTGAACTTGTTGAAGACGTAGCCGCCGTCCAGAGCGACGACTTTGTGGCCGTCAGCTACGACGACCTGATTCCCAATAACGTCGATTTGTCGTCTGACAAACAGTTGCAGCGCGCGCTGGAAGGCTGGCAGCCCAACTACATTGACTGGTGGAAAGACATGGGGCCAGAGGGCTTCCAGAACGCCGATGTCTACCTGCGCACCGCCGTGGGGGTGGACCCCAGCGGCTGGGCCAAGTTTGGCCACGTCAAGATGCCCGAATACCGTTGGGGCATTTTGCTGGCCCCCAAGGAAGAAGGCCGCACCATTCCCTGTGGCCGCCACAAGGGTGAACCGGCCTGGCAAGAAGTGCCAGGTGAATACCGCTCGCTGTTGCGCCGCCTGATCGTGGTGCAGGGCGACACCGAACCAGCCTCCGTAGAACAACAACGCTTTTTGGGCGCCACCGCACCCAGCCTGTACGACATGCGCAACCTGTTCCAGGTGAACGTCGAAGAAGGCCGCCACCTGTGGGCCATGGTTTACCTGCTGGTCAAATACTTTGGCCGCGATGGCCGTGAAGAAGCACAAGGCTTGCTGGAGCGCCGCAGCGGCCAGCAAGACAACCCACGCATCCTGGGCGCGTTCAACGAGCGCACACCCGACTGGCTGAGCTTCTTCATGTTCACCTACTTCACCGACCGCGACGGCAAGATGCAACTCGCCGCGCTGGCGCAGTCGGGGTTCGATCCCTTGTCACGCAGCTGCCGCTTTATGCTGACCGAAGAGGCGCACCATTTGTTTGTGGGTGAAACCGGCGTGGGCCGTACCATTGAGGCTACTTGCCTGGCCATGAAGGCTGCGGGCATCACCGACCCCAACGACAAGGAAGCCATCCGCAAACTCGGCGTGATCGACCTGCCCACGCTGCAGAAAAAAGCCAACTTCCACATGTCCGTCACACGCGACCTGTTTGGCTCCGAGATCTCGTCCAACGCCGCCAGCGCCTTCAGCACCGGCCTCAAAGGCCGTTTCAACGAAACCGCCATCAACGACGACCACCAACTGGAAAACGCCACTTACCCAGTGCTGCGCGTGATCGACGGCCAGTTCGTCACCGAAGACGTGCCCGCCCTGCGCGCCATCAACAGCCGCCTGCTGGACGACTACATCACCGACTGCCAAGGCGGTATTGACCGCTGGAACAAGGTGATCGAAAAGTCCGGCATCGCCTTCCAGTTCAAGCAACCGCACAAGGCCTTCAACCGCAAGATTGGCGAATTTGCCGAAGTGAACGTCAGCCCGGCTGGTGAACTTCTGACTGACGAGGCTTGGGCTGCCAGCCAAGGTGAATGGCTGTGCAACGACGAAGACCACGCCTTCATCAACTCGCTGATGAAGCCCTGCATGGAACCCGGTCAATACGCCAGCTGGATTGCGCCCCCGCGCGTGGGCATCAACAACCAGCCCAAGGACTTTGAGTACGTGCGTATCGAACATTCCTGA
- a CDS encoding tellurite resistance/C4-dicarboxylate transporter family protein, with product MASSFDRLRWLEALSPGNFALVMATGIISYAFDKTGSPALAQFLFGVAACAWVILVILSCWRVIRFPNAVRVDLLNIRRVFAFFTLVAATDVLGLLLNRYGQTYWAIACWVLAFVAWSLLLYLSFSVLTFLTHEHSVNVVHGDWLTSIVGTQSLVLLGATIAPQLGQYGGYMMIEIHMLWGLGLIFYGIFITLFCYRIFFLTFKPEDTSPLLWVIMGAAAVSANAGTSLIVSDIQMPFLTALRPFIDGVTLLLWAWATWWIPMLIIFGVWKHLVRRRPVQYEATLWSMVFPLGMYAVTSFRFGLAADFFPLEWISRVMVWVAFGTWCLVMTGMLHRTMGALRHPT from the coding sequence ATGGCTTCATCTTTTGATCGATTACGTTGGCTTGAGGCCCTGTCACCAGGCAATTTTGCATTGGTGATGGCAACCGGCATCATCTCCTACGCCTTCGATAAAACAGGCTCTCCTGCGCTTGCCCAATTTTTGTTTGGTGTGGCGGCCTGTGCCTGGGTAATTTTGGTCATTCTCAGTTGCTGGCGGGTGATCAGGTTTCCGAATGCTGTTCGCGTTGACCTGTTGAATATCCGCCGGGTATTCGCCTTTTTTACCTTGGTAGCGGCAACCGATGTGCTTGGACTTTTGCTGAACCGTTATGGGCAAACTTATTGGGCCATTGCCTGCTGGGTGCTGGCCTTCGTGGCCTGGTCCCTGTTGCTTTACCTCAGTTTCAGCGTACTGACCTTTCTGACCCATGAGCACAGCGTTAATGTCGTGCATGGCGACTGGTTGACCTCAATTGTCGGAACACAGTCGCTGGTTTTATTAGGTGCCACCATTGCGCCCCAGCTTGGTCAGTATGGCGGCTACATGATGATTGAAATTCACATGCTTTGGGGCCTGGGGCTGATTTTTTATGGAATATTTATCACCCTGTTTTGTTACCGAATTTTCTTTCTCACCTTCAAACCGGAGGACACTTCTCCGCTGCTGTGGGTCATCATGGGTGCCGCTGCCGTGAGTGCCAATGCAGGTACAAGCCTGATTGTTTCCGATATACAAATGCCCTTTCTGACGGCCTTGCGCCCATTTATTGATGGCGTCACACTTCTGCTTTGGGCATGGGCTACTTGGTGGATTCCGATGCTGATCATTTTCGGTGTATGGAAACACCTTGTTCGCCGTCGTCCCGTTCAGTATGAAGCAACTCTTTGGAGTATGGTGTTCCCGCTTGGCATGTATGCGGTGACCAGTTTCCGCTTTGGCTTGGCCGCAGACTTTTTCCCGCTTGAATGGATTTCACGCGTCATGGTCTGGGTGGCTTTTGGTACCTGGTGCCTGGTGATGACGGGAATGTTGCACCGGACGATGGGTGCCTTAAGACACCCAACTTGA
- a CDS encoding amidohydrolase family protein, protein MDHQNLVAIDIHTHAEVSCWNPFDSYGEEYDRAADKYFRNSRRPTIAETIAYYRERKIGLIMFTVDAETQMGRRRIPNEEIAEAAKANSDMMMAFASIDPHKGKMGAREARKLIEEFGIKGFKFHPTVQGYHPYDKMAWPIYEVIAEYKMPAIFHTGHSGIGSGMRCGGGLRLAYSNPMHLDDVAIDFPDMQIVMAHPSFPWQDEALSVATHKPNVWIDLSGWSPKYFPKQLVQYANTLLKDRILFGSDYPLITPDRWMKDFEEAGFKPEVMPGILKGNAVRLLGLQ, encoded by the coding sequence ATGGACCATCAAAACCTGGTTGCCATTGACATCCACACCCACGCCGAAGTGAGTTGCTGGAACCCGTTTGACAGCTATGGCGAGGAGTACGACCGCGCGGCCGACAAGTACTTTCGCAACAGCCGCAGGCCCACCATTGCCGAAACCATTGCCTACTACCGCGAACGCAAGATCGGCCTGATCATGTTCACGGTGGATGCTGAAACCCAGATGGGGCGCAGGCGCATTCCCAATGAAGAAATTGCCGAGGCTGCCAAAGCCAACAGCGACATGATGATGGCCTTTGCCAGCATTGACCCGCACAAGGGCAAGATGGGTGCCCGTGAGGCACGCAAGTTGATTGAAGAATTCGGCATCAAGGGTTTCAAGTTCCACCCCACGGTGCAGGGTTACCACCCCTACGACAAGATGGCCTGGCCAATTTACGAGGTGATTGCCGAATACAAAATGCCAGCCATCTTCCACACCGGGCACAGCGGCATTGGCAGTGGCATGCGCTGCGGCGGTGGTCTGCGCCTGGCGTACAGCAACCCGATGCATCTGGACGATGTGGCGATTGATTTCCCCGACATGCAAATTGTCATGGCGCACCCCAGCTTCCCCTGGCAGGACGAGGCGCTGAGCGTGGCCACCCACAAGCCCAATGTGTGGATTGATTTGAGCGGCTGGAGCCCCAAGTATTTCCCCAAGCAACTGGTGCAATACGCCAACACCCTGCTGAAAGATCGCATTCTGTTTGGCAGTGACTACCCGCTGATCACCCCAGACCGCTGGATGAAAGACTTTGAAGAAGCCGGCTTCAAGCCTGAAGTGATGCCAGGTATTTTGAAAGGCAACGCGGTGCGACTGCTAGGACTGCAATAG
- a CDS encoding winged helix-turn-helix transcriptional regulator codes for MAVHKSKVDWAERCPIRDVLERMGDRWSMLVLFTLSEHQSLRFSVLKTTIGDISQRMLSQTLRRLEQDGLVLRTAHATVPPRVDYELTTLGQSFLLPMRQLLHWAEQNHQQVRDARAAYVPPPRHEAL; via the coding sequence ATGGCCGTACACAAATCAAAAGTCGATTGGGCCGAGCGTTGCCCAATTCGGGACGTGCTCGAACGTATGGGCGACCGCTGGAGCATGCTGGTGTTGTTCACACTCAGTGAGCACCAGAGCCTGCGTTTCAGTGTGCTCAAAACCACCATTGGGGACATTTCGCAGCGCATGTTGTCGCAAACCCTGCGCCGCCTGGAGCAAGATGGCCTGGTGCTACGCACCGCCCATGCCACCGTACCGCCCCGGGTGGACTATGAATTAACCACGTTGGGCCAGTCTTTTTTATTGCCCATGCGTCAACTTCTGCATTGGGCCGAGCAGAACCATCAGCAGGTACGTGATGCACGCGCCGCCTATGTGCCACCACCCCGACATGAAGCCTTGTGA
- a CDS encoding hemerythrin domain-containing protein: MLHESLRIIHDEHEALSAMLRSIGMMVERGPGNEPEGFFNVLRAMLFYIDEFPERLHHTKETELLFPRIKRLAAQTAPAIAQLDKDHARGEAAVRELQHLLLAWELIGDTRRAAFDAAAKAYLSFYLAHMRLEETEILPVAQKVLSAADWAELDAAFATNCDPLTGKYPRDPVYERLFSRIVSEAPAPIGLGHS, encoded by the coding sequence ATGCTGCATGAAAGTTTGAGAATCATCCACGACGAGCATGAGGCCTTGTCTGCCATGTTGCGCTCGATTGGCATGATGGTGGAGCGTGGCCCGGGGAATGAGCCCGAGGGCTTTTTTAATGTGCTGCGGGCCATGCTGTTCTACATTGACGAATTCCCCGAGCGCCTGCACCACACCAAGGAAACCGAGCTGCTGTTCCCCCGCATCAAACGCCTGGCAGCCCAAACCGCACCGGCCATTGCACAGCTGGACAAAGACCACGCCCGAGGCGAAGCTGCCGTGCGTGAACTGCAGCACTTGCTGCTGGCCTGGGAGTTGATCGGTGACACACGCCGTGCCGCGTTCGATGCCGCCGCCAAAGCGTATCTGTCGTTCTATCTGGCGCACATGCGTCTGGAAGAAACCGAAATTTTGCCCGTAGCACAAAAGGTCTTGAGCGCCGCCGACTGGGCCGAACTGGATGCCGCTTTTGCCACCAACTGTGACCCACTCACCGGCAAATACCCACGTGACCCGGTTTACGAGCGCCTGTTTAGCCGCATCGTGTCAGAGGCTCCTGCGCCCATAGGGCTGGGCCATAGTTGA